CACGGGCCCGTGtgccggcggcggcggcggcgtcgGGGGAGGGCCGCGTTCGCAGCGGCTGGGCTGGGGGCGGGACGCCGCCGCTGAAGTGGGAGGATGGCCGGCGGCCTGTCCGCGGCGGCCCGGGAGCCTCCAACACCCGCAGCCAATCAGCGGCGACTACATCCCTGGCCCTGGGCAGAGGCACCTGGGGGGAGGGGGCCGGAGGTCTGAGAATGGGGTGGTGGGCTCCCCGGGCCTCCCTTTGCCTGGGCCCGGATCCCCAGGGGCGTGTCCTCCGGCAGGGCTAGGACCCCATCGCCGGGCACAGCCTGGGGCTCGTGGCTGTGTAGCCCCTAGCGCTCAGCCGAGTGTGCCGGGGCAATGAATGGGGAGAGGAGCTAGAGCCATCCACCCAGCCTCCCGGAGGGCAGCCCAGATGGGCATGGGCACCGCCCCCGGGAGAGGTCCACGGTCtgatcctttcctctcctcccaggGTCTGCCCCGGGTCTCCACTATGCCCCAGGCCTCGGAGCACCGACTGGGCCGGGCCCGTGAACAGCCCATCAGTGTCCAGCCCCGGGTGGGAGCCAAGCTACCCATCGGCTCCCGGGCCAGGAGCAAGGAGCGCCGGAGCCCAGCGCCTGCGCCGAACCCCATGCTAAGGCCACTGCCCCCTCGGCCCGGACCCCCAGAGGAAAGGTTCAAGAAGCTGGAGCTGGGGCGGGGGAGGAACTCAGCCCCGCGCCCCAGGGGCCCTCTCCGGGCTGATCATGGCGTACCCCTGCCCGGCTCACCACCTCCCACTGTGGCGCTGCCTTTGCCGTCCCGCACTAACCTGGCTCGGTCCAAGTCCGTGAGCAGTGGGGACTTGCGGCCCGTAGGGGCTTTAGGTGGACACCGAGGCTGCGGGGAGCTGGGGGCTGCCCTGAGCCGCCTGACTCTCCGGCCCGAGCCTCCAGTGCTGAGACGAAGCACCTCTCTCCGTCGCCTTGGCGGCTTCGCCGGCCCCCCTACCCTAATAACCATTCAGTCAGAACCCGCTCCCACCCACGGCCCCTTTCTCACATCTGCCCGGCCCCTGGAATCTGTCCACCCTGATGACAAGATGGTGAGGACTCTTACGCAGATCAAGTCGCCATACCTCCCAAACCCCACACCCCTGGGCTTCTGACTCCATTGGGTTCCCTGACTTTGCCTCATTCTCAGGCCCTTCCCCACTTCTTCATCAGGCTTCATGTCATATGTAGGCAGTGCTGGCTGGTAtagcccccttctcttctccctccccttcctgggCTCTCGAGACCCTTTTCTGGGACACCTGAGGCCCCTCAGAATCTCCTACCATATGGTCCTGCATCAGTCCCTGGGGATTCAGTTTAGCTATTGGGGATTCTTCTTTAAGTCTCTCTGCCCTTCATTCCCCAATGacctcccctctccacccccacccccctccatCTCTTGGCTTGTGGCTAATTAATCTCTGGGGCTAAGGTGGGGCTAGGAATATCTGAAGGCGTCTCAGATAGCTGAGTAAGCTATTGCTGTGCTAGCTGAACTAAGCATAGTTGGGGCCAGCAAGGGAGTCTGCCACGGGGGCAGGAGGGGGTCATAGGGGTAGGAAGGTGGAGGCCGGGGGCACATGGGGAGTCATGCCAGTGCTAGGGGAACTGCCCAGGGAGCTTCAGCGCCGACTGGCTGGGCAGAACCGGAGTGGGCTAGGAGGTGGGACAGCAATGGCACAGTCAGTGATGCACACAGCTGTGCTGGGGATACTCCTCCTGGCCAATGAGGTAGGGGGACAAAAGGGACCTCTGGAGGGGCTGGGTGTAAGGCAGAGGACAGGAAAAGGGCACTACGTGTCAGCTCTCTTGGAGGGGGAAGACAGGTTGGGCGTTTTGTTGTGGTGTCTGGGAGCCTTCAGCTCAGCTTTGTGCCCTTTTCCTAGGCTCATCACACACTGCTCTTGGGGTCTGGACATGTTGGTCTTCGGAACCTGGGTAATACGGTGAGTACCCCCCAATCCCTGGCAACAAGACAAGGGGGAGGGAAGTGACAAAACTGATAActtgagatgaggaagagcagtgtgCTTGCTCTTTCTGGAGGTGGGCCTGAATAGAGGACCTGATGTGTTCCACAGTGCTTCCTGAATGCCGTGTTACAGTGTCTGAGCAGCACAAGGCCACTTCGGGACTTTTGTCTTAGGAGAGACTTTCGGCAAGAGGTGCCTGGTGGGGGCCGGGCCCATCAAGAACTTACTGAAGGTAAGGGAACATATTCTGATTCATTCCCCATAACCTCGTTATTTTCCTTATGTAGTAGTAAcatactttacatttattattttatatgtgatTAATATAattagcattttgtatttgtgtgaTGCCTAAGTTTTTCAGATTGCAttcacatctattatctcatttgattctgacaatattcctgtgaggtaggtagagcaggtattatccccattttgcagatgaggaaactgaggctcaaagagattaaatgactttcccaagattacccagctagtaagtggctgaaccAGCATTAGAATATAGGTTTTATCATTCCTAGTCCAGTGATCCCTTTGCTCATTCCACCCCAAATTCTCCAATCTTTGAAAACTACCCTTGATACCACTGCCACCTCCATCAACAAATACATGTATCTGCCCTCACCATAATGTCCACTAATCCTAAAAAGGCAACTTTTCTCCTTCAGTACCCCCTTTCCACCTCCCTCTTCGTTGGTTCACCTTTGTCCATCATCCCATAACAGCCTTTGCAGATGTGCTGGGAGCTCTGTGGCACCCTGACTCCTGTGAAGCTGTGAACCCTACACGTTTCCGCACTGTCTTCCAGAAATATGTCCCTTCCTTCTCCGGATACAGGTGGGGGTCTGGTAGGAGGAAGAACTTCCCTCTGGCCAGGTCTGTGAGGGGTAGGGGTGGGACAGGGCAGGGCAGCCCTAAGCAGAGGTAAGATAGGAGGATTCTTAAAATGTCACTCATGAATCTGTAGATAATCCTTATCCAGGTGTGGGATGCTCtctggggaagggggatgggTTGGATAGAGTCAGTGTCCACCAGTCACTGTTTGGCTATAGCCAGCAGGATGCCCAGGAGTTCCTGAAGCTCCTCATGGAGCGGCTACATCTAGAGATCAACCGGAGGGGCCGCCGTGCCCCACCCATCCTGGCTGATACCCCAGCCCCCTCTCTACCCCGTCGAGGGGGGGCCCTCCTTGAAGAGCCTGAGCTGAGGTAAGAGGAGAGCCTTCCTTCTTATCCTGATCCCCCTTCCTTACTTGCAAATCTATTAGTTTATTCATATTTTCTGTATATAAGCTCATTAGGCTTAGGAATGAAGGGTTAGAATTGACCCTTTCTCAAGGTGGGGCAAAGGCAGGGATGGAATGAAGTTGGGAGAAGGTGAATGCTACAGAAAGGGATTGAGGGGAAAATAGGGAGTTGGCCTGGCAGAAGCCTTTAGGAAGAGGGAGCAGAAAGGGTTAGAGGAGAGCTAGGGACTCCCACACATGAGAAATGGGgtagaagaaatgagaaacagaagaaaagccttctctctctctctttgtgtgttcATGTCTTTATCTTTGTTTCATCTTCCTTGACCTATGAGACGTTCCGTAATGCCCTTACCTCCTACAAGGTTAGTGAAGAAGCAAGGAGGCTCACTTGGGGGCACTTAAGAGTGGGGTCTGTTCTAGTGAGAGAGAGAGCAGCCTGAGGCTGGTGCCCTGTCTTCCTGGGGCCTCAGGACTGTTTTCCATGCTCTGTGACAGTGATGACGAGCGAGCCAATCTAATGTGGAAAAGATACTTGGATCGAGAGGACAGCAAAATCGTGGGTATGAAGGCAGGGTGAATGGGAGAACATAACAGGGATGAGGtgaagaaatggggaggggggctGGGAAGCCTGAAATACACTATAGAGGTGAGGAAATATGGGCAGTATAAAAAGCTGGGGGCTAATATTAGCAATAGAAATGGGGATGGGCATTTTGGACAGGTGGGACTTCAGGGCTAAAACTCATCTCCctgataccttttgttttctaGACCTGTTTGTTGGTCAGTTGAAAAGTTGCCTCAAGTGCCAGGCCTGTGGGTATCGCTCCACAACCTTTGAGGTTTTTTGTGACCTGTCCCTGCCTATCCCTAAGGTGAGGGTTTAGGGGGATTGGGTCTGTGACCTTAATGGAGCCTATTCCCAGCCTGCCATCTTGGATTttcattgtttgtttttctgtcatcTGTGTTAGTGATGAGTAAACATGTATCTGTCTTTGCACTTGTAACACTATGCTTTTTTAGCTATATATACTTGGACCCTAACTAGACTTATTCCTCTAGGTTCAGGAGTGAGGGAGTTGACCCCCTAGGGGGAGGGTACCTGAAGGTGATGTGATAAACATGTTGGGTGAGTCCTGGGTTGGAGGTAGTCAAATGGATATATGGatactctttccctttttctccagaAAGGGTTTGCTGGGGGGAAGGTGTCTCTTCGGGATTGTTTCAGCCTCTTCACCAAGGAGGAAGAATTAGAGTCAGAGAATGCCCCGGTATGTAGCAGTCGGGGAAGGGAGGCAGAGCCATAGTCACTTAGTGAGGGGAGAATTAGGAGATGCTTCACAAGTCTATTCATGGGGGCGGTGTAATCATTAATGTCCCTCTGTCAGGTGGGCATAAGGGACGGATTGCAGGATACTAAATGAATGGAGGGCATAGACAATAGACAGCTTGAACACGATAAGGATGTGGGACTTTGCCATGCAGGTGTGTGACAGATGTCGGCAGAGAACCCGGAGCACCAAAAAGCTGACTGTGCAAAGGTTCCCCCGGATTCTTGTGCTCCGTATCCTGCTCTTGATGGCCTCtccactcctcccttccccctcactcATTGCTCATCTGTTAGTGCTCCTGTAGCACTCTCCTTAGCTTCTTCCAATACTCTGAGGTTGCAGAGATTGCCCTAAGAGAAGTAGGGTGTGAAGGGGATCTGGTCTTCCTTGGGGTGGGGGCAGTGCATGACTTCCCACCAGGTGCTCTACACAGAGTCAATAGCTTTAGTTCACAAACCTCCCACCTTGTTTCCCCTCACTCCATGTTCCTTAACTGGGGCTTAGACCTGAATCGGTTTTCTGCATCTCGAGGCTCTATTAAAAAAAGTTCTGTTGGAGTTGACTTCCCCCTGCAGCGACTGAGCCTAGGGGACTTTGCCAGTGATAAAGCTGGTAAGTCTGGTTGAGTGGCTCCCtgggaggtggagagggaaaggagatggacTACCAGGGGACTCTAGTGCCCAGGGAAGGACTTAAATAGCTTCAACTCTACAGGGAGTCCGGTGTACCAGCTGTATGCCCTTTGCAACCACTCCGGCAGTGTCCACTATGGTCACTACACAGCCCTGTGTCGGGGCCAGACTGGTTGGCATGTCTACAATGACTCTCGGTGAGGACAGCTCCCTTCTCTCATTGTTATCCCAGAATTTCCTCAACACCTGTCTGATGCTCAGGTCCAGAATGGGAGTGTCagtatggggaagggagggaaaggggaggagggtaTCAGTTTTGGGGTGGTTGTGATTCTCCTAACCTCCGGGTTCTGGGGAACTGGACAGGGAGGTGACTGAATCACCAACCACCTCCCTGGGCCTGTCCCCCCCATTCTCCAGTGTCTCCCCTGTCAGTGAAAACCAGGTGGCCTCCAGCGAGGGCTACGTGCTGTTCTACCAGTTGGTGCAGGAGCCAGCGCGGTGCCTGTGATGCCCTCCAAGGCCCGGGACCTGTGAAGCCCTCTTGAAGCCCATAAATCCCAGACCTCCCATTTACCTCAGAGACGtctatttttgtgtctttttaatCTGGGAGGGGCTGTCTCccctgtattttttttattaaaacaaaaactacCCCTTAACACCTGGAGGCTTCCCCAGCCTCCCAGCCCCGTGTACAGAGCTGCCCGACCTCTTGCCCATGTACAGCCCCCATTCCCGCCTCAGTCTCACTTTTTGTGAataaatttaataggaaaaaagaagCCAAGTGTCTGTTTACGGTCAAGACCTGGGGGAAAGGCCCCTCTCCTGGATCCCTGCAGCCCCTGCGGGAGCCTGGGGCCTGCCCCAGTGACCCTCGGAGACTCGCGGGGTCGTGGAGGGCTGGGGGAGGAGAGCCGGGGGCCGAGCCCGAGGCCCAGCCTGCCCCCTCCCTGTTGACAAACACGGGCTGCGTTGCCGGGCGCCCTCGGCTCCCGCAGGCCCGGCCTGTTGCTAACATCAGCCTGCTGTTGATGGAGCCCTCTCCCCACGGTCCCGGCCTCCGGCGGCCCCAGCTCCCCTGCCACACGCCCTGTCCCCGGGGGCTGTGCCTAGGGGCCCCTAGTTCTCTCGGGCTGCATCCCGGACCCGCACTCCTAAGGCGGCTGGGCACTGACGGGTTAAAAAACTCGCCGGCAGTTGGCCCCGCCCCGTGCGGAAGAAGCCCGGTGACTCGGCGTTTTTATTGGTACAGCCTACCGAGGGGTTTCTGACCCCGCCAATCCGAACCCACGAAAGTACCTCGGTCCGGAGCGAGCCTCCCGAGAGTACGTGGACGGCGAGGCAGAAGGGACTCCCGGGTCCTGCGGAAAAGGGAGGCCGGGCCAGTGACCCGGGCCTCTGGGCCATGAGAGGAGGCCGGGGCGCGCCCTGCTGGGGCCGGAGCCTCCGCTCGGGCCTCCCTGgatcctgtagggtcagatagcGCGGGGCGCGGCCCTTATCTGCTCCCCGGACCAGCTCCTGGGGGCGGGGCCGCCGGAACCTTGCGACCCCTCCGTTCCCCGCCTCCCCCAGCCCTTGTTCCTTCTGTCTCCCGGCTTCTCTCGGTGAGTCTTGGGCTTCGAGCTCCTCAGGGGTCCGGGGTGGGCCCGGCCGGGCCAGGCAGCAGGAGGCCCGGGGGTAGAGGGTCGGGTGTCCGCCGCCGGCCGGAGGGCCCCGAGTGCCGCCCGCTGCCCACGTGCCCTCTCTGCAGCGGCCGCCTCCCCTTGATCCCTCAGGCTCCCTGATGCCCCGGACCGTGGCCGTGCTGGGCGGCGGCATCAGCGGCTTGGCCGCCTGTTACCACTTGAGCCGGGCCGCTTGGCCTCCCAAGGTGAGTACCCCGCCCCTCTCCATCTTTCCCACCTCCCCGCCTCGATCTCTCATCCCGAAAAGTGCAAGCTTGGGGTCCCCAACTTTGGCCTGAGTGGGTCTCGCGCCCTGGGGGGTGCTGCCCATGAGTGGGAGGGCAGTGTCGTGGCCGTGGGCCTCCCTCGCCCCTCTCCCCCAGATAATCCTGATCGAAGCCAGCCAGCGCCTCGGGGGCTGGATACGGTCGGTCCGAGGGGAGGATGGAGCCGTCTTTGAACTTGGACCCCGAGGAATTCGCCCTGCCGGAGAGTTGGGAGCTAGGACTTTGCTGATGGTGAGGGGCCAGGGGGAGGGTGAAGGGAAGATCCCCTTTCAGACGCTGTTCTCTCGGGGCAGTCTCTCATTTTCCATTCTTGGGTGGGGGGCGGGCAGGTCTCCGAACTTGGCTTGGACTCTGCGATTTTGCCGGTTCCCGGGAACCATCCTGCTGCTCAGAAGCGATTCCTGTATGTCGGGGGAACCTTGCACCCTCTGCCTACTGGCCTCAGGTAGGTTTTACCTTAGCTTAAATACCTTAACTCGGCTCTTCTATTAAGAAACTATTTTTTGCTCTCCCTAGCACCCTCTGCACCTGCCCAAACTCATTTCCTGTTTCAAGGATGCTTCTTTAACCTCAGAtgcctttatttttctcatatccCTTATCCTGGTTATAGAAAATCCCATGTAGATGTAGAAGTAATACTCTGGGGTCGAGGAGCCTTTCCAGCCGACCCTTCTCCATCCTGGACTCTTTCTTCCCTTGGAAAACAGGGGACTCTTCCTTCCAGCCCCTCCTTTCACCAAACCTCTGTTCTGGGCTGGGCTTCGTGAACTGACTACTCCTCGGGGCATGCAACCTGATGAGACTGTGCACAGTTTTGCAGAGAGGCGCCTGGGACCAGAGGTGACTCCACTATAGAGCTCCCTTAAATTCTCTTCAAAAACTGCTACCAGGACACCATCCCCACCGTCTAGCACCCAAGTCCTCCTTTGGGAACATATCCCCCACTGCTCACCTTCACTTGCACATTTTCCCATGGAGAACCAAAGCCTAAAACTTTCTCAGCCCTCCTGTTTGGGAAGAAAGCTGTCATTTGAGGGAGGGGTAGGATGCAAATTCTGGGAGAACCAAAGGCCTGACACCTCCATTCCTGTGTTTTTATGAAGGTGGCTTCCATTGCTATGGACAGTCTTTGTCGAGGAGTATTTGCAGGAGACAGTAGAGTTCTCAGTATCCGCTCCTGTTTTCCCAGTCTCTTTCAGGCTGAGCAGACTCATCGATCTATTCTGCTGGGGTTGTTGATGGGTGCAGGTGAGGAGGTACAGCCCTGAGGGGATGATTAGTGGATGTGGAAGCTAAGATCTAAAGGGAAGACTGGGAAAAACTGTTGACTTGTGTTCCCTAATTCCTGTAGGGCAGAGCCCCCATCTAGATTCACCTCTCATTAGTCAGGCCAGAGCTGAACGTTGGAGCCAGTGGTCTCTTCGGGGAGGACTGGAGACACTGCCTCAGGCCTTGGGCACCCACCTGATTCATCAAGGAGTCACTATTCTAAAGGGTCAGGCAGTTCGTGGACTCAACTTCCAGTCAGGGCGATGGCAGGTAAAAATGGTTCTGGAGATAACCTGTCCCTCGGAGCTGTCTGGCTTTTTTGCTTAATGGACTAAGTATAGTACAAAGAATACTGTATGTCCCTACTGACCTCAACTTAGGCGTCTCTTCCCCTGATTCTGACCCCTGATCTAAACTATGAATGCCTCCACCAGGAATTTCAGTAAGGAGCATCCATCCTCTTTGCAATGTGCAGGGATATGCCTGTGAACATGAAAACATGAGGTTTGTGCAAGAAGGTGAATGTGTAGGAAGGACCCTGCCATAGTGTATGGGCCTTTCTCCACCCCCCAGAATCTGAGTTATACCTCTGATCCACTTCCATCTGTTTccccgtctctgtctctctcaggtGTCTCTGGGAGATAGCAGCCTGGAGGCTGATCACATCATTAGTGCTGTCCCTGCTGCAGGTAGTGGGGTGGTGACAGGGTACTCCCCCTGGGTGGTGGTGGGGCAGCAGCGTTCTCCCCATCTCTGGGGGTGGGATTGAGGAGTAAGCCTTTTGTTACCTCTTATCTTCCACTGCAGGGACTTGTTGCCAGGAGCCCTTCCCTAGAGGAAGGTGCCAAATGACCATGTCTCTCTCCCTTCAGTACTAAGTGAATTGCTTCCCTCTGAGGCAGCACCTCTGGCCCAAGCCCTGGCCCCTATTCGTGCAGTATCTGTGGCTGTGGTGAATCTGCAGTATCAAGGGGTCCATCTGCCTGTCCAGGTAAAAGGGAACAGGGGAGGGACTTTGGAATAAGAAAACACAGGCATGTCTGAGCCCCTTCTCACTGACATACTTGCCCCTTCCCCAGGGTTTTGGACACCTGGTGCCATCTTCTGAAGATCCTGGAGTCTTGGGAATTGTATATGATTCTGTTGCCTTCCCCGAACAGGATGGGAGCCCTTCCAGCCTTAGAGTAACGGTGAGAAAGTATCCTTACTGGGGGCTATCAGGCAGCAAAAGGTGTCTGAAACGTTACCTGAAATGGAAGACCTGAACTAGTCTCCACCTCTGCTGCTTATTTGCTGTGGGTAATTCAGTTCAGagggaatgattttttaaaaacacttacCTGGTCATGAGCCTAACCCAGATGATGTTACCATCCCTTCTGTGATTAAAGACATCTTCTTATGTTGGAATACGGGGGAGAAAGGCTACTCACTGTTACTTCTGATGCCAGGTGATGCTGGGAGGCGCTTGGCTGCAAGCCCTGGAGGATGGGGGGCATAAGTTACCTCAGGAGCTATTCCAACAACAAGCCGAGGAAGCAGTTGCCACACAGTTGGGGATAAAAAAGCAACCAACTCAAATCCTGGTCGGCCTACACAAGGTAAGTTTGGGGAGAAGGGTAAAAGGGTAAAGGGGAGAGGAAGTCGCCCCTAACCTCttgatcttctctcttttcagagCTGCATCCCCCAATACACTTTAGGGCACTGGCAGAGACTGGGTAAGTTGTGGGAAGTGGGACACATAGTAATAAAGGGTCAGGAAGTAAAAATTCAGCTGATGTTTTCTGTATCTTTTCCAGAGGCAGCTGCCCAGTTTCTGGCCAACCATCAACTGCCTCTGACTTTAGCTGGAGCATCTTATGAAGGTGTTTCTGTCAACGACTGCATTGAGAGTGGGCGCCGGGCTGCAGCTCATGTTTTGAGCAATGATTCTGACCTTTGACCTACAGCCTT
The DNA window shown above is from Notamacropus eugenii isolate mMacEug1 chromosome 2, mMacEug1.pri_v2, whole genome shotgun sequence and carries:
- the USP21 gene encoding ubiquitin carboxyl-terminal hydrolase 21 isoform X3, with translation MGRGARAIHPASRRAAQMGMGTAPGRGPRSDPFLSSQGLPRVSTMPQASEHRLGRAREQPISVQPRVGAKLPIGSRARSKERRSPAPAPNPMLRPLPPRPGPPEERFKKLELGRGRNSAPRPRGPLRADHGVPLPGSPPPTVALPLPSRTNLARSKSVSSGDLRPVGALGGHRGCGELGAALSRLTLRPEPPVLRRSTSLRRLGGFAGPPTLITIQSEPAPTHGPFLTSARPLESVHPDDKMAHHTLLLGSGHVGLRNLGNTCFLNAVLQCLSSTRPLRDFCLRRDFRQEVPGGGRAHQELTEAFADVLGALWHPDSCEAVNPTRFRTVFQKYVPSFSGYSQQDAQEFLKLLMERLHLEINRRGRRAPPILADTPAPSLPRRGGALLEEPELRRSVMPLPPTSDDERANLMWKRYLDREDSKIVDLFVGQLKSCLKCQACGYRSTTFEVFCDLSLPIPKKGFAGGKVSLRDCFSLFTKEEELESENAPVCDRCRQRTRSTKKLTVQRFPRILVLHLNRFSASRGSIKKSSVGVDFPLQRLSLGDFASDKAGSPVYQLYALCNHSGSVHYGHYTALCRGQTGWHVYNDSRVSPVSENQVASSEGYVLFYQLVQEPARCL
- the USP21 gene encoding ubiquitin carboxyl-terminal hydrolase 21 isoform X2, which encodes MPQASEHRLGRAREQPISVQPRVGAKLPIGSRARSKERRSPAPAPNPMLRPLPPRPGPPEERFKKLELGRGRNSAPRPRGPLRADHGVPLPGSPPPTVALPLPSRTNLARSKSVSSGDLRPVGALGGHRGCGELGAALSRLTLRPEPPVLRRSTSLRRLGGFAGPPTLITIQSEPAPTHGPFLTSARPLESVHPDDKMAHHTLLLGSGHVGLRNLGNTCFLNAVLQCLSSTRPLRDFCLRRDFRQEVPGGGRAHQELTEAFADVLGALWHPDSCEAVNPTRFRTVFQKYVPSFSGYSQQDAQEFLKLLMERLHLEINRRGRRAPPILADTPAPSLPRRGGALLEEPELSDDERANLMWKRYLDREDSKIVDLFVGQLKSCLKCQACGYRSTTFEVFCDLSLPIPKKGFAGGKVSLRDCFSLFTKEEELESENAPVCDRCRQRTRSTKKLTVQRFPRILVLHLNRFSASRGSIKKSSVGVDFPLQRLSLGDFASDKAGSPVYQLYALCNHSGSVHYGHYTALCRGQTGWHVYNDSRVSPVSENQVASSEGYVLFYQLVQEPARCL
- the USP21 gene encoding ubiquitin carboxyl-terminal hydrolase 21 isoform X1 — translated: MPQASEHRLGRAREQPISVQPRVGAKLPIGSRARSKERRSPAPAPNPMLRPLPPRPGPPEERFKKLELGRGRNSAPRPRGPLRADHGVPLPGSPPPTVALPLPSRTNLARSKSVSSGDLRPVGALGGHRGCGELGAALSRLTLRPEPPVLRRSTSLRRLGGFAGPPTLITIQSEPAPTHGPFLTSARPLESVHPDDKMAHHTLLLGSGHVGLRNLGNTCFLNAVLQCLSSTRPLRDFCLRRDFRQEVPGGGRAHQELTEAFADVLGALWHPDSCEAVNPTRFRTVFQKYVPSFSGYSQQDAQEFLKLLMERLHLEINRRGRRAPPILADTPAPSLPRRGGALLEEPELRRSVMPLPPTSDDERANLMWKRYLDREDSKIVDLFVGQLKSCLKCQACGYRSTTFEVFCDLSLPIPKKGFAGGKVSLRDCFSLFTKEEELESENAPVCDRCRQRTRSTKKLTVQRFPRILVLHLNRFSASRGSIKKSSVGVDFPLQRLSLGDFASDKAGSPVYQLYALCNHSGSVHYGHYTALCRGQTGWHVYNDSRVSPVSENQVASSEGYVLFYQLVQEPARCL
- the PPOX gene encoding protoporphyrinogen oxidase; its protein translation is MPRTVAVLGGGISGLAACYHLSRAAWPPKIILIEASQRLGGWIRSVRGEDGAVFELGPRGIRPAGELGARTLLMVSELGLDSAILPVPGNHPAAQKRFLYVGGTLHPLPTGLRGLFLPAPPFTKPLFWAGLRELTTPRGMQPDETVHSFAERRLGPEVASIAMDSLCRGVFAGDSRVLSIRSCFPSLFQAEQTHRSILLGLLMGAGQSPHLDSPLISQARAERWSQWSLRGGLETLPQALGTHLIHQGVTILKGQAVRGLNFQSGRWQVSLGDSSLEADHIISAVPAAVLSELLPSEAAPLAQALAPIRAVSVAVVNLQYQGVHLPVQGFGHLVPSSEDPGVLGIVYDSVAFPEQDGSPSSLRVTVMLGGAWLQALEDGGHKLPQELFQQQAEEAVATQLGIKKQPTQILVGLHKSCIPQYTLGHWQRLEAAAQFLANHQLPLTLAGASYEGVSVNDCIESGRRAAAHVLSNDSDL
- the USP21 gene encoding ubiquitin carboxyl-terminal hydrolase 21 isoform X4, with product MGRGARAIHPASRRAAQMGMGTAPGRGPRSDPFLSSQGLPRVSTMPQASEHRLGRAREQPISVQPRVGAKLPIGSRARSKERRSPAPAPNPMLRPLPPRPGPPEERFKKLELGRGRNSAPRPRGPLRADHGVPLPGSPPPTVALPLPSRTNLARSKSVSSGDLRPVGALGGHRGCGELGAALSRLTLRPEPPVLRRSTSLRRLGGFAGPPTLITIQSEPAPTHGPFLTSARPLESVHPDDKMAHHTLLLGSGHVGLRNLGNTCFLNAVLQCLSSTRPLRDFCLRRDFRQEVPGGGRAHQELTEAFADVLGALWHPDSCEAVNPTRFRTVFQKYVPSFSGYSQQDAQEFLKLLMERLHLEINRRGRRAPPILADTPAPSLPRRGGALLEEPELSDDERANLMWKRYLDREDSKIVDLFVGQLKSCLKCQACGYRSTTFEVFCDLSLPIPKKGFAGGKVSLRDCFSLFTKEEELESENAPVCDRCRQRTRSTKKLTVQRFPRILVLHLNRFSASRGSIKKSSVGVDFPLQRLSLGDFASDKAGSPVYQLYALCNHSGSVHYGHYTALCRGQTGWHVYNDSRVSPVSENQVASSEGYVLFYQLVQEPARCL